One region of Lathamus discolor isolate bLatDis1 chromosome 2, bLatDis1.hap1, whole genome shotgun sequence genomic DNA includes:
- the RMC1 gene encoding regulator of MON1-CCZ1 complex, translating into MSREPPPPGEEEAAGGGGGEGADGRTRAAEGGCYLALCARPVHFEKANPVNCVFFDEANKQVFAVRSGGATGVVVKGLEDRNPISFRMEDKGEVKCIKFSLGNKILAVQRTLKSVDFLNFIPDSPQLEYTQECKTKNANILGFCWTSSTEIVFITDQGIEFYQVLPEKRSLKLLKNQSINVNWYMYCPESSVILLSTTVLGNVLQPFYFKSGTMSKLSKFEIELPAAPKSSKLSLSERDIAMATIYGQLYVLYLRHHSRTSNSTGAEVVLYHLPREGSCKKTHILKLNRTGKFALNVVDNLVVVHHQDTETSVIFDIKLKGEFDGSTTIHQFVLPPRSIQPYQIPVAGPASVTSQSPVPCKLYSSSWIVFQPDIIISASEGYLWSLQVKLEPVVNLLLDKGKLMDFLLQRKECKMVILSVCSQMLSEPERGSLSVIATVFDKLNHEYKKYLEAEQSYTMVVEAGLSRSNPLLKRPVRTQAVIDQSDMYTHVLSVFTEKKEEPHKFTIAVLMEYIRSLNQFQIAVQHYLYELVIKTLVQHNLFYMLHQFLQYHVLSDSKPLACLLLSLESIYPPAHQLSLDMLKRLSTANDEIVEVLLSKHQVLAALRFIRGIGGHDSISARKFLDAAKQAEDDMLFYTIFRFFEQRNQRLRGNPSFTPGEHCEEHVTFFKQVFGEQALMKPTTL; encoded by the exons ATGAGccgggagccgccgccgccgggcgaGGAAGAGgcggcgggaggaggaggaggggaaggagcagacGGGCGGACGAGGGCCGCGGAGGGCGGTTGCTACCTGGCGCTGTGCGCGCGGCCCGTGCACTTCGAGAAGGCCAACCCCGTCAACTGCGTCTTCTTCGATGAGGCCAACAAGCAG GTTTTTGCGGTTAGATCCGGTGGAGCTACAGGAGTTGTTGTTAAAGGTTTGGAGGATAGAAACCCTATTTCCTTCAG GATGGAAGACAAAGGAGAAGTGAAGTGCATCAAGTTTTCCTTGGGGAACAAGATACTGGCTGTGCAGAGAACTTTGAAGAGTGTG GATTTTTTGAATTTTATTCCAGATAGCCCTCAGCTAGAGTATACACAGGAATGTAAG ACAAAGAACGCCAATATTCTAGGATTCTGCTGGACAAGCTCAACAGAAATTGTCTTCATCACAGATCAAGGAATTGAATTCTACCAG GTATTACCAGAGAAACGAAGTTTAAAACTGCTGAAGAATCAGAGTATTAATGTCAATTGGTACATGTATTGTCCAGAGAGCTCTGTTATTCTTCTTTCAACCACTGTCCTTGGCAATGTCCTGCAGCCATTCTATTTCAAG AGCGGAACAATGTCAAAGCTATCAAAATTTGAAATTGAGTTACCTGCAGCACCCAAGTCGTCCAAGCTCAGCCTTTCTGAAAGAGATATTGCTATGGCTACAAT ATATGGACAGCTTTATGTTCTCTATTTGAGGCATCACTCAAGGACTTCCAATAGTACAGGAGCAGAAGTAGTCCTCTATCACTTACCCAG AGAGGGCTCCTGTAAGAAGACACACATTTTAAAGCTGAACAGAACTGGGAAGTTTGCGCTGAATGTTGTGGATAATTTGGTGGTAGTCCATCATCAGGATACTGAG ACTTCAGTTATATTTGACATCAAGCTAAAAGGAGAATTTGACGGGTCTACTACTATCCATCAATTTGTACTTCCGCCTCGATCAATACAACCCTATCAAATACCTGTAGCAG GTCCAGCCTCTGTGACTAGTCAGTCTCCTGTTCCATGTAAACTCT ATTCTTCTTCCTGGATTGTCTTTCAACCTGATATTATCATCAGTGCAAGTGAAG GTTACCTCTGGAGTCTTCAAGTGAAACTTGAACCTGTAGTTAACCTCTTGCTAGATAAAGGAAAACTAATGGATTTCCTTCTCCAAAGGAAAGAATGCAAAATGGTTATCCTGTCTGTATGCTCTCAAA TGCTCAGTGAGCCAGAAAGGGGATCACTGTCTGTGATTGCAACTGTTTTTGACAAACTGAATCATGAATATAAGAAGTACTTGGAAGCTGAGCAAAGCTATACTATG GTGGTAGAAGCAGGTCTGAGTAGAAGTAATCCACTCCTGAAACGTCCAGTTCGCACTCAAGCAGTTATTGACCAGTCTGACATGTACACACATGTTTTATCTGTATTTACAGAGAAGAAG GAAGAACCTCATAAGTTCACTATAGCAGTCCTGATGGAATACATTCGCTCTCTTAACCAGTTCCAGATTGCAGTTCAG CACTACTTGTACGAGCTGGTCATCAAAACCCTTGTTCAACACAACTTGTTCTACATGCTCCATCAGTTTCTGCAGTACCATGTGCTCAGTGACTCAAAGCCTTTG GCTTGTCTGTTACTGTCCCTGGAAAGCATTTACCCTCCTGCACACCAGCTCTCTCTGGACATGTTAAAA AGACTTTCCACAGCAAATGACGAAATAGTGGAAGTTCTGTTGTCCAAACACCAAGTTTTGGCTGCCTTGAGATTCATCAGGGGCATTGGAGGACATGACAGCATTTCAGCCCGCAAATTCCTTGATGCAGCAAAACAAGCAGAAGATGACATGCTTTTCTACACTATATTCCGATTCTTTGAACAAAGAAATCAGCGGTTACGAGGAAACCCTAGTTTTACACCAG GCGAGCACTGCGAAGAACATGTCACCTTCTTCAAGCAAGTTTTTGGAGAACAAGCTCTCATGAAGCCCACAACACTCTGA